Genomic DNA from Geotrypetes seraphini chromosome 7, aGeoSer1.1, whole genome shotgun sequence:
gctactacttgggattctacttggaatgttgctactgtttgggattccagaatcttgcaactctttgggattctacttggaatgttgctattatttgggattctacttggaatgttgctactgtttgggattccagaatcttgcaactctttgggattctacttggaatgttgctactatttgggattctacttggaatgttgctactgtttgggattccagaatcttgcaactctttgggattctacttggaatgttgctactatttgggattctacttggaatgttgctactgtttgggattctggaatcttgaaaCTCTTTTGAATTCcgagtggaatgttgctactgtttggatttctgccaggtacttgtgacctggattggcctctgtggaaacagagtactgggctagatggaccatttgtctgaaccagtatggctattcttattttcttaagatTCTGTTTCCTATGTTTTTATATCAGCTGGGATGGTAAACCAGGAACATAAGTATCTCCTAAATGCTGGAAATGCTCCTTAATGCTAGCAACgtagatgaatctgttgcagtaacaataAGATGCCTGAACAGCTGGGCACAagatggaaggatgttgcaggaggtaggagtctgatcagcagacaagactcttgttgccacattaAAGGCAGCCAAGACACAAAGTTTGTCattttaaatcattgaattcagtttccaattgtctaagatgtgttaagtttctACATATTGACACCAGTCTCAAATttctaaagaatgacatgggagaaaagtttgtccctatccccatgggctctgtctctgtccccaCAGTCAACCACCAGTATCCGTCCCCGAGTCATTCTTTATTGTGAACTCTCCAGGGTTGGAGTTGGCACTTttgtggttaagtgccaatacCGAGTCCTTGACCACTTGACCACGTGCCCCTCCCACGAATCCGGGATTCTTGCCACAGAATCGCTCCATCGGGAGCCTTTGCCTGCCCTGCCGCCGAGGTGCgcgtgtgagccccgctccgcccctcccccgagtccGGGATTTTGATACTGATTCGCTCCATCGGGAGCCTTAGCCTGCCCTGCCTGCACGAGGCGCgcgtgtgagccccgctccgcccctcccccgaatccGGGATTCTTGCCACAGAATCGCTCCATTGGGAGCCTTAGCCTGCCCTGCCTGCACGAGGCGCgcgtgtgagccccgctccgcccctcccccgaatccGGGATTCTTGCCACAGAATCGCTCCATCGGGAGCCTTTGCCTGCCCTGCCGCCGAGGTGCgcgtgtgagccccgctccgcccctcccccgagtccGGGATTTTGATACTGATTCGCTCCATCGGGAGCCTTAGCCTGCCCTGCCTGCACGAGGCGTTGAgccgtttccgcccccccccccagaccaacGGGAGCCTACTCTTTAAACTGCACCACCACCGGCACAACCAGCAATCTCTCCAAGCGGTTCCATTCAGGAGAAGGACAAGCTCCTCCACAGAACACAAAGCACTCGAGCTCTCCCTAACTGCATACAAACCGAATACTTCTGCATCCTTAACCTGCATTTataattcatgtataactgcttAGCCTGCATATATATGGAGGCTACAGCTAGCCGGACTCGATCCTGAGAGAGAggtcagcgtgggagccctgctccgcccctctcctgcccagcaaGGGAGCCATTTAAATTAACAGCGCTAACCTAAGCTACCATCACAAGTTAACTTGAGGTGAGAGAGAATAGCAATTTAACACTAACTAGAAATCTAACTACTAAGGCCATCAAAAGCACCAGCAAACCCTACAACAACCATTCTCTACCACTCACACAATGGATACAAGTACACCCAAACTCATCTTCGCCCTACTACTGCTTTCCCTCTTCACAGATAAATGGAAAACAGCAGGATACCACACACAATCAATCCCAATCATCACAGTATCACACAAACCCTTCCTACAAACCAGGAAACTCCAAACCCCAAGAACCTTAATCCCCTGTTCATTATCCAGCCATACAAGCATACCctcaatctggggaaaaagacatacAACAAATGCCAAGACAAGCTCACATAGACTACAGACATCACAAAAAATACTCACAAATATAGCTCCTACCCCTATCCCTCTCACAAAAATCACATCAATAGCATGCTCATACCTAAATATAAGATCGGTAagcccaaagacagaactaatcaaagactggctaattAAAGACAACCTAGGATGCCTCTTCCTtgctgaaacctggctcacagcagACACAGACCCTCACATCATTGAAATTTGTCCAAACGGATACAAAATTGAATTAGTATGCCGAgacaacagaagaggaggagggctagcaatcatagtaaaaaacaacttcaacatcaaagtcctagccaagcactCCACACCTCACTTAGacctactagcctgccaactttcagaTAACACACTGACAGgaaatctaaactgccttctatgctacatcaccccaggaaaatggaacaccactaaacaagaactagaagagttcatcctccagaactctCTTTCCTCTACAAATAATCTGATCCTCGGAGatttaaacctccacctagaagaccacacctccaaacaagtagtagaaattctatcatacctcaataccctatcgtaccagatcctcaacccagaaccaacacacgaaaaaggtcaccaactcgatattgcagcatACTCATCCCCTAATCTCAACACACAACATATCAAAATCACCAACGGCGCCTGGCAGCCCACCCTATGGTCGGACCACTATAAATAtaacttcaccatcaactgggagcataataaaaataaaccctCTCCTCCCAAAACAAGCATTATGTTCAGACAGAAAATCGATCCCACCACATTCTGGAGAGCAGTGGATCCTGCAATAGATTCCAGTaaccctagtgaattcataaatacctggcggtctctcagcgaacagaccttgaacaaactagcaccactaaaagcaaaaaataaaatatgtagacaatcagacaaatggtttgacacagaACTCCTACatctaaaaaggaaatgtagacaactagaaagggcatggaaaaaacagaaacaagataacaccaaaacagaatggaaaatccaaatcaagcaatacaaaatcaaactgaaggaaaaacgaaaagactATTACTCCAATCTCATTGGCACtgacaaaccagacacaaaaaaacttttcaacctagtaagaaacctcaccgataccaaaccatgcctagccacccagggaaacctaacaccaacagcctctcaattagcagatcacttcaaaaataaaatcatcaaaatcagaacaacattcaataactcacaaTACAACATAGAAGATattctaataaaacccacaacagatgaagccatctcagcagacaggtcctggaccaacttccctacaacccagtggtCAGAACTGGAcaggctatataaaaaatactgcaagtcctcatgcgacctgaacaactgcccatcatacctactagcaacagcttccaccaacttcaaagctaGCTACACGTTGTGgttgcaaaccacactcagggaaggccagttcccaccagaccttggagaaatcataataacccctttactgaaagaccccaaaggtctaataaataacccgtcaaattacaggccaatcgcttctatccctacatacgtcaaaataatagaaggtctagtggcACAACAGCTAtccatgtacctagaagcccacaacatcctacatccatcccaatctggattcagaactaaccacagtacagaaactctcctggtatctttactagatatagcccgaagacacctcagccaaggaaacagattgctaatcatccaacttgatctctcagcggctttcgatctagtggaccattccatacttctccagattctagacgcaataggaatctcaggtaaagtgcacaactggttccaaggcttccttaaaacaagaacatatagagtcaagtcaaaagaaatactatcagaaccatggtctaacccctgcggagtgccacaaggctctcccctctctcccacacttttcaacctattcattgcttccctaggcagcaccctagatgccctaaacataacttcattcagctatgcggacgacataaccatcctccttccattcgacatccacgaccccatctccaaaggacgcctgaaaactacaatggaaacagtagaaaaatggatgacaaatcataagttgaagctgaacacggacaaaactaatttcctactactagagaaggacaaaaaaccatccctaacagaactggaagtaaactcaaccaagtacccaatacagagttccctcaaaatcctgggaatacaactagacagatgctgcactatgcaaacacaaatccataaaatcatccaaaaagcattcttcacaatgcgaaatctgagaaaaataagaaaattctttaataaagaccaattcaggatcattgtccaatccctcgtgctaagtatggtagactactgcaacagcctttacctaccttgcccaatcaacacaataaaaaaactacagaccgtccagaacacagccctcagactcatatactcactcagcaaatacgaccacattaccaaagcatacatagaatctcactggctaccaataaaagcaagaacacaattcaaactctactgtctcctattcaaagtaacccacggcgcagcacccagctacctaaacaaccgttttcactactatctcttatccagaagaaggagaacacagaacattttcacctaccctcctctcaatggtactcgacgtaagaaactttatgacaacctactaggaacacaggcagctaatattgactccgacatctcaaaattactgatcgaaattacagacataaaagaattccgaaaagaaataaaaacactactgttcaaaaaatatctcccatcaatctaaaccgccacctaatgagttcccaaccaattCCATTGGGAAttagaatctctttatccaacccaaactaaacacccctactgtccatatcatcaacattaattaaccaacatcatgcaatcatcaaaacaataaatacacctccaCTTATAGGCAaatgatgctactctccatccgaagaaacttgacttagctcatgtaacatcttttgtaatctagaatatattgtaattcttattctccaccagttgtaaattgactcagttgctatgtaacatctcctgtgatattgaatgtactgtaattcttcactattacctgtaattaacacttctcctgtaatgtaattctactggaaatgcccagatatcttctttattgtaatccgtggctatgttacatctgctgcgatattgaatgtattgtaactcttcactgttacttgtaatctactcttctcctgtaatgtaattctactggaaatgcccagatatcatctttattgtaatccgcctagaaccgcaaggcacaggcggaatagaaatccctaatgtaatgtaatgtaatgtaatgtaatgtaacttcttaAATTGAGCCGTATAAATAGCAGTCCTACTTTTAAGCAGTTCAGCTTATGTGCTCAACAGGCAAACGTTGCACTTAATCACACAAGCTTTAGCAATCAACCTAAAACTGGATATTCGGTGCCGGCACCCGGATATGgcccggcactgaatatctgggaatacagTGGGCAGTGGACATGAAAATGCTGACcattgctggctgaatattggccagagtATTTACTCATATTGTGCTATTTCATTGAATAATGGGGTTTCAGTCAGTGTTTTCTAGGTTATAGAAGCTGCGATGGTAGGATTACCAAGCAAAGGGAGGggagagtgtgacacagtggttaatgctacagcTCCAGCACTCTTAGGTTGTGGGTccctgcttcctgtgaccctgggcaagtcccttaatccccccagacaaggaaaaatgcttgagtatctgaataaattcatgtaaaccgttctgagctcccttgggagaatggtatagaatattgaatgaataaataaatagtgtgaaagttacagcctctgataaccagagctggtattgtgacatcataatgcctcattccaccaataagagccagcctcatcagtgaagtcataatggcttcattgtcctttacttggctcactttcactacattttgatttctagtgtggtgcagtggttaaagctacagcctcagcaccctggggttgtgggttcaaatccatgctgctccttgtgaccctgggcaagtcacttaatccccccattgccccagctacattagatagattgtgagcccccagggaaaaatgctcgagtacctgactaaattcatgtaaactgtagACTGGGACCAGAGCATTCTGACTTGGCTTGGCCATGATGTTTAGGGGCACCGCAGGATTCTTATGAAGGATGTGTGAAAAAGGCAGACAGGTGTGTCGTTGGCATAGCACAAAAccagaaataaattaaaacataACTTTAAAAAGAAGCGTGTGGTGACATTATTAATATAGATTGAATAAAGTTATTGAACGGGGAGGGCTATTTAATGTTCTGCCATTGTGCACGTAACATAAGAGCCTTGGCATCTTTTTGAAGTACGACAAGAAGTAAATTGTTTaatttatttggggggggagggggttaaaacaCTGACTTGTATTAAATGCATCATTGTCTTTTTTTCAGAAATGTTGTCTTCTTGCTTCCCTGATGCAGATTATCGAAACCCCGACCATCATCAGGAGTTCTTGAATTTGACCGCCAGGATTGCAAAGATGAGCAATTTCTGTTTTGCTTTAATTTAGCAGTAAATGTACAAAGTTTTCTTTCTTCACTGATTGAAGCATTTTGAGCCATATTGGGCCGTACCATCACCTAATTGTTTCAGTTGGCTTTAATTGACATGGTAATGGACCGTGCCATTTACAACTGATTAAAacctcgttaaaaaaaaaaaggaggtgcTGAGACGCATCTACAATGTAGGTGCCATTATTGCATCTAGAATAGGGCTGcctaagtccggtcctcgagatttactggcaggccaggttttcaagatatcgacaatgaatatccatgagagagatttgcctgcgctgccttcttggtatgcaaatctctctcatgcatgttcattgtggagatcctgaaaacctggcctgccagtagatctcaaagaCTGCACTTGGACAGccctgatctagagcagtggttcccaaccctgtcctggaggaacaccaggccaattgggttttcaggctagccctaatgaatatgcatgaagcaaatttgcatgcctatcacttccatcatatgcaaatctctctcatgcatgttcattgtggagatcctgaaaacctggcctgccagtagatctcaaagaCTGCACTTGGACAGCCCTGATCTAGagcagcggttcccaaccctgtcctagagcagtggttcccaaccctgtcctggagaaacaccaggccaattgggttttcaggctagccctaatgaatatgcatgaagcaaatttgcatgcctatcacttccatcatatgcaaatctctctcatgcatattcattagggctagcctgaaaacccgattggcctggtgttcctctaggacaggtttgggaatcactgtcctagaggaccaccaggccaatcgggttttcaggctagccctaatgaatatgtgtgaaataaatttgcatacagtagaagtgacaggcatgcaaatctgctctatgcatattcattagggctagcctgaaaacctgattggcctggtggacctctaggacagggttgggatctAGAGCATTTCTTTCAATTAAAGGTAGCGCAAATAAGCATTTTTTCATAGAATTTTAGCCTATCAGCTTGCATTATGGGAAAGAAATTTTGGTAAACTAATACAGGATCCTAGTTCTTATCAGCTGTTTAGAAAGGCATTGAAGATTATGTTTTTAATCTGTTATGCTTGTATAACTTTCTTACTTTGTGAACTACTTTGAACTAAAAGGTACAGCAGtatatactgtatttccccatgtataggccgccccattcTATAGGTTGCAGAAAATGCTGATTTACATTTTAAAACTGTTAGATAAGCCACCCCAAGATACTAGCTTTGGCGTTACTGGAGTAGCTGTactttttttaatcatccccccccccctggtacctttttaaattcctgTTAAATACCTctctcgctggatggctgcctcctccaatatCGCGACCAGCAATGCAGGGAAGCAGCAATCTTTTTGTGCTCCAACCTGGCCCCTgcgccgcttcctgaatggctgccatcagttctcgtaggcagccattcaggaagcggcgcGAGGCCAGGCTTGAGATtgaaaagatctctcctgccctgcaccgctggccgtgAACTTGGAGGAGGCAGCTGGCCagcgagggaggtatttaagggaggttttaaaaaggtacgggagggggatgattttaaaaATAGCTTTCATGTCTTTACATAGGctgccccatttaagcaagccgcACCCCATAGGCAGGTTTGTAACATCAACGTATAAGCCGTACATGGGCAAATACGGTAAGTGTATTTTTTATGTTACGCTACATCTAAAGGTGGCTTACACCTAAGCGGGCATGGTTAGGAGCGAAGTGGGACATAGGCGTCGTTAGATGTGATTCCCTAAAGAACTTagtaaaatgctggtctacattgcagCCGTGATTCTGTTAACATTGCCTACGCGTGATTGACATCCAGCTGGCATCCATTTGTGTAGATGTTGCCGCTATAggtactgtttacagaatccggccctttgcGCACTTTATGGAAGGCTTTTTGTAGCCTATGATTGAATAAGCAGTGAGCATCGCCATTTCTATGCTCTGTCAAGGttatgaggctttttccttccattAATATACTGTATTAATTCGAGTTGATGCATTTATTTAATTGATATTGCTACTTGACAACCCAGCTACCTTTTTAGGCCAGTCAACTTGCGGTACAAGAGATCCGATGTAGCACTGCCTCGTTCTTCCGTTTCATCAGCAAGTCCTTTCTGGGGTATGTCTACTCTggctagacataagaacataagaatagccctactgagtctgaccagtggtccatcaagcccagtaaaccgttctcacggtggccaatccaggtcactagtacctagccaaaacccaaaaagtagcaacattccattcagaatcctaaagaatagcaagattctggaatcccaaaagagtaacaaaggttccggaaccccaaggagtagcaacattccatttggaatcccaaagagtaacaaaagattctggaaccccatggagtagcaacattccattcaaaatcctaaaaaatagcaagattctggaatcccaaaagagtaacaaaggttccggaaccccaaggagtagcaacattccatttggaatcccaaagagtaacaaaagattctggaaccccatggagtagcaacattccattcaaaatcctaaaaaatagcaagattctggaatcccaaaagagtaacaaaatattccagaaccccaaagagtagcaacattccattcagaatcccaaaaGTGTAACAAaaggttccggaaccccaaagagtagcaacatttcattcagaatcctaaaaaatagcaagattctggaatcccaaaagtGTAACTAAAGGTTCCGGAACCCCatggagtaacaacattccatttggaatcccaaagagtaacaaaagattctggaaccccatggagtagcaacattccattcagaatcctaaagaatagcaagattctggaatcccaaaagtGTAATAAaaggttccggaaccccaaggagtagcaacattccgtgctactgatccagggcaagcagtggcttcccccatgtctttctcaataacagactatggacttttctttttagGTGGCAATTATGTAAACTGGTATGGAAGGGACACCAAATAAAAAGGTTATTAGGCACACTTGGTCATAAAACTTTCTTTCCTTTCACAAAATCACATTGAGAGCTAAAGCTATGAACAAATCAAGTAAAACAGCTATATAGAGTAGAAATCCTTTATGGCACATTTTTGCATTGTCTCTAATAGGGCACACATGGGAATTGTATATGAAATACCTTGTGGCTAATATCCAGTGGGACATTTTCCTATAAGGTACTGCATTAAGAGACCACGTATATTTAGACCTGCTGACTCAGTGCGTCTGGTTGACAGGTAATTACTGTGGGGCTAGCAATTCTGGGTAATTTAAGTCCCTTTCAGATGTGAGACTTGAGGTATTGGCTGGTTCCGGATTCCGAGCTTGATACGCCTCAGTTCAGTCAAAATACAGACTGAGATAAACTTTCATTTTGTATATTCCACCATTTATAAGGTCTTCATTTGGTCAAACCTCTGTTTCGTAAAAGCACCCTCCTCGTGGGAGCCGACTTTTCAAAATAATCACGACCGCTAGCGTCAACCAAATCGCCCTCCTCTGGTCACGGTGAAGGAGCTCGGCGAATGCCGGGAGAGCTCGAGCCCCCGCTGCGGCTGCTTGAACTGGCATCGGTGGCCACGCTCGACATCCGCGCCGTAGGTCGAGTCACACGGGGGGGGCCGAGTCGTCACTTATTAGAGTTTGCTTAGAAAGGACCGACATCTTGCAACCCTCGTGCGGCGGCTGCGAAGCTTTTCGCTGCTCTGCGCAGCAGTTCAGGATGTCATGCCTGCCGGTCTCGCTCACGAAGCAGTACAGGACTGGGTCGGCGATACAGTTCAAACTGGCCAGCGCCAACGTGACTTTGAAGGGGTGTGATATCCACTGGGCGAACTCGCAGTTGTTTGGCTCCCCAATGCTGCGGGTTAGTAGCACGATATGATAAGGAGTGAAGCACAAGACAAACGTACACACGATCCCAATCAGCAGCTTTTggattctctttttctctctgtccgCTGTGGCTTGGTTGTGTCTCACGGCTGTGTAGATTCTTTGATAACTCAGCACCATTATCGTCAGAGGGGCTAAATGCCAAACACAGGTCTGAGCCATGTAGAAGCAGGCTTTCCAGGCCTCTAGCGGGTAGATGTCATAGCACAGCCTGTGCTGACTCAGGTCAAGCTGGGTTTCGTCACACACCAAAATGACGATATGCGATAATATCGCCGCGGCCCAAACCAGAACGCTGATTTTCACCGCGCTTCTTCTTGTCCGCAGCTGGGGGAAATGCAAGGGGTGCACCACGGCCAGGTACCGATCCACACAGATGCAGGTAAGGAACCCAGCGCTGGTGTAAAAGTTGGTATATTTGAAGAATTCACTTATCGAACAAAGGACGACAGGGAGATTCCAGTTATTATGCGCCATGATGTAATAAGTCCACAGAGGCAAAGTCAGGGTGTAGAGGAGATCGGCTAAAGACAAGTTAAAGAGGTAGATTCCTATCTCGTTTTTCTTTCTCGCCTGAAGGCAGGCCACGTAGAGCGAGACCCCGTTGGCCGGGATGCTGATCACCGTCACGAGGATGTAAATAGCTGGATAAAATGTTCCGTCTCGTTCATGAGGGACCTCGCAATTGTTCGAGCTGTTATTCATCATCGGTCTGGTGACTAAGGGGAAGGTTAAGCCAGTGGTTGACACCAAGTCATAAGACGTACGtagtcaggaaaaaaaaaaatgaaaaagaggcTAAAAGTATAAGAATTTCCTACGAGTTCATCCAGAGGAAACCCTTGATTTGTTGCCAGAAGGTCTGGGCGCTCAAAGAAGATTCCAAGCTGAAAATCATAGACGCCCCACCACGGAGAGGACAATTCTTCTAGCAAGAAGGACACTGCTGTTTAACTTTCCTTGACTCGCTGTGAGCCAACCCGGCCCCTCCAGCTGAGAAACATTCCGTTCCATGCCGGGGTTCTCAAGGATCAGGGTAGTGCAGTGCTAACATCCTGCAGTAACGGGACATCCTCGCAGctggaagaaaaaaggaaatagTTATCTATACATACAGGCAATCTACAGAAGTATGCTATTTCAGCTTTATTATGTTCATCAGCTgtaggattattattattatttttttaatagtagCAATTTTCCCACAGCAAATGCATAGCATGTGGGgcattggttaaagctacagcctcagcaccctgaggttgtgggttcaaacccacgctgctccttgtgaccttgaccaagtcacttaatcctcccattgccccaggtacattaaacagattgtgagaccactgggacagacagggaaaaatgcttgagcacctgaataaattcatttaaaccgttctgagctcccctgggagaacggtatagaaaaataaatatgatgtggagccatgaaacttacaagttattccacacttttcgtttcaatgaggcaaatgcatctagcaaatgagCACAAGTAtaagggaaaccaagccattgtgacatcactgatgagattggctcttaggcattggtggaatgaggcattatgacatcacaatgcaaggagccaagggaatggggatcgcgggaatcccgcgggtcccgcgggggtcccgtgggaattcccccctaacccacgggactcccacggggatggaaggctttggaatcagggttcgtccatataatataatggacacgtcagccttagtaaaagagggggtttataagttaattacctgaacagaaaacaaaaaaagggttccaccaaagagattccacaaggaaaacagcagcgcaaacacaaaagaaactggaattgatgatcttgtCAGAAGAAATTggtgctttttatggggacgggcggggatggagggaattccttgtggggacaggtggggacggagaggatcttggcggggacgggtggggatggagaggatcctgacggggacgggtggggacggagaggatcctggcggggacgggtgggatttctgtccccgc
This window encodes:
- the GPR65 gene encoding psychosine receptor, yielding MMNNSSNNCEVPHERDGTFYPAIYILVTVISIPANGVSLYVACLQARKKNEIGIYLFNLSLADLLYTLTLPLWTYYIMAHNNWNLPVVLCSISEFFKYTNFYTSAGFLTCICVDRYLAVVHPLHFPQLRTRRSAVKISVLVWAAAILSHIVILVCDETQLDLSQHRLCYDIYPLEAWKACFYMAQTCVWHLAPLTIMVLSYQRIYTAVRHNQATADREKKRIQKLLIGIVCTFVLCFTPYHIVLLTRSIGEPNNCEFAQWISHPFKVTLALASLNCIADPVLYCFVSETGRHDILNCCAEQRKASQPPHEGCKMSVLSKQTLISDDSAPPV